A genomic window from Nicotiana sylvestris chromosome 11, ASM39365v2, whole genome shotgun sequence includes:
- the LOC138880919 gene encoding uncharacterized protein: MSNLSVNAHEIQYERRCHCGFTVLYLIAWSDANVGRRFYKCPRSKVSSCGYFEWNDEELPRRAVMVIKDLKTKLDASKVERNNLTNKVYLMEHATMVQRGSKNLFDKIEDVMTVERHTLKMKLDEMEQFQLVEAGKASKLEVKVKKMRNIILVSWALLFALVIVGMMK, translated from the exons ATGTCTAATTTATCTGTGAATGCACATGAAATTCAATATGAAAGAAGGTGTCATTGCGGATTTACTGTGCTATATTTGATAGCTTGGTCAGATGCCAATGTTGGGAGAAGGTTCTACAAATGTCCAAGATCCAAG GTTAGTTCTTGCGGGTATTTTGAATGGAATGATGAAGAGCTCCCTCGTCGAGCGGTTATGGTGATCAAAGATTTAAAAACTAAACTTGATGCTTCTAAGGTTGAGAGGAACAATTTGACGAATAAAGTTTACCTCATGGAACATGCTACGATGGTTCAAAGGGGCTCTAAGAACTTGTTTGATAAAATAGAAGATGTTATGACGGTTGAAAGGCACACTTTGAAGATGAAACTTGACGAAATGGAGCAATTTCAACTTGTGGAAGCTGGAAAAGCTAGTAAGTTAGAGGTCAAAGTGAAGAAGATGAGAAATATCATTTTGGTTTCATGGGCTTTATTATTTGCTTTGGTTATCGTAGGGATGATGAAGTGA
- the LOC138880920 gene encoding uncharacterized protein: MGQTWVDVDFQVIDIPTSYNLLLGQPWIHAAGAVASTLHQVVKFEWNHKEVIIHSDGSNPIYSYQTILAIKGRRRLGGETYHHIERVNAIDKDKWWDNKIESILNWSGYEPGKGLSKNLQGSSKPIKLKKHGTTFGLGYDYTWEEFNNWFPSWSDTYYPLEQPIPHLEQTFQKADIVYGLDKEEALAVVKNLFMEDNDMDCCVVLKEKGEEGPSIQAEDINKQIKTKVLRIVEYPTWLADSVSVPKKDGKVRVYVDYRDLNQIWMDEEDAEKTAFITPWGMYCYKMMSFSLKNVGAPT; the protein is encoded by the exons atgggacaAACATGGGTTGAtgtcgatttccaagtgatagatatACCAACATCATACAACTTGCTGCTAGGacaaccatggattcatgcagctggagccgtagcatcaacactgcatcaggtagtaaaatttgaatggaatcacaaggaagtgatcattcacagcgacggtagcaaccctatatatagttACCAGACCATTCTAGCGATCAAGGGGAGAAGGAGGttaggtggagaaacttaccaccatatTGAACGAGTCAATGCTATCGATaaagacaagtggtgggataacaaaatcgagagtatactgaattggagtgggtacgaacctggcaaagggctcagcaagaacctccaaggaagttctaagcccataaaactcaagaaacatggcaccaccttcggtTTGGGGtatgattacacctgggaagaatttaACAACTGGTTTCCATCATGGAGCGAtacttactatccactggagcaaccaataccacatctggagcagactttccaaaaggccgacattgtttatgggttagATAAAGAAGAAGCGCTTGCGGTGGTTAAGAACTTGTTTATggaagacaatgatatggactgttgtgttgttctcaaggagaagggggaggaaggcccttccatacaggct GAGGATATCAACAAGCAGATCAAAACTAAGGTTCTCAGGATAGTAGAATACCCTACATGGTTAGCCGACAGTGtgtcagtgccaaagaaggatgggaaggtcagagtctatgtcgactaccgggatctcaaccag atctggatggatgaggaagatgctgagaaaacggctttcatcacaccgtggggaatgtactgttacaagatgatgtcattcagcTTGAAGAATGTAGGggcacctacatga